From Actinomyces sp. oral taxon 171 str. F0337, one genomic window encodes:
- a CDS encoding FAD-dependent monooxygenase: MQFNHHGYVSENPRIKPAAGIGIDRSPNLPETMDVLIVGSGPAGIVAAAQLSVFPEITTCLIEKRGGRLELGHADGIQARSVETFAAFGFANEIIDEAYRITETAFWTPDPLAPEHIVRSRVTDDDPQGISEFPHLIVNQARVLDYFREFMGRQPSRNAPYYGYEFVDLTIGEGEYPVEVRLRRSTGEREGEELTVRTKYVVGGDGAHSGVRKAIGATHQGKISYHAWGVVDMVADTDFPDIRTKCIITSNQGHILHIPREGGYLFRSYVDLGRVPENDDHEVRKTPLEEIVRRLNAIVAPYRIVPKEVAWWSVYEVGHRVTDRFDEVGLDPDMDREARVFICGDACHTHSAKAGQGMNVSMQDSWNIGWKLAQVLRGYSSHKLLRTYNAERQQIAQDLIDFDLSWSGRMAGNTPDDECIEDFYVRTAEFPAGFMTEYKPSMIISGRARQELATGYPLGKRFKSYEAVRRCDAVPLHIGHQHEADGRWRVYVFADAAAPGEDGPVTDFARWWAEAPDSPAVRHTRPGDDLNTLFDAKVIYRQPHRSYDITDVPAGFRPKNGPFQVEDWNQAWSAVPGDSIFGARGISENGAIVVVRPDQYVADIQPLTGTAEIAEFFDGVFDLTD; this comes from the coding sequence GGCATCGGCATCGACCGCTCCCCCAATCTGCCCGAGACCATGGATGTTCTCATTGTCGGCTCGGGCCCAGCCGGGATCGTTGCCGCAGCCCAGCTGTCAGTCTTTCCCGAGATCACGACTTGCCTCATCGAGAAGCGGGGCGGACGCCTCGAACTCGGTCACGCTGACGGTATCCAGGCCCGGTCGGTCGAGACCTTCGCGGCGTTCGGGTTCGCCAACGAGATCATTGACGAGGCCTACCGCATCACCGAGACGGCCTTCTGGACCCCGGACCCGTTGGCCCCGGAGCACATTGTGCGCAGCCGCGTCACCGACGACGACCCTCAGGGTATCTCGGAGTTCCCCCACCTGATCGTCAACCAGGCGCGCGTCCTCGACTACTTCCGCGAGTTCATGGGCCGCCAACCCTCACGCAATGCCCCCTACTACGGTTACGAGTTCGTCGACCTCACCATCGGCGAGGGCGAGTACCCCGTCGAGGTGCGTCTGCGCCGCAGCACGGGCGAGCGCGAGGGCGAGGAGCTCACGGTCCGCACAAAATACGTCGTCGGCGGTGACGGCGCCCATTCGGGCGTGCGCAAGGCCATCGGCGCCACGCACCAAGGCAAGATCTCCTACCATGCCTGGGGCGTGGTGGACATGGTCGCCGACACCGACTTCCCGGACATCCGCACCAAGTGCATCATCACCTCCAACCAGGGCCATATCCTCCACATCCCGCGTGAGGGCGGCTACCTGTTCCGGAGCTATGTCGACCTCGGCCGGGTTCCCGAGAACGACGACCACGAGGTCCGCAAGACCCCACTCGAGGAGATCGTCCGCCGGCTGAACGCCATTGTTGCGCCTTACCGGATCGTCCCGAAAGAGGTCGCCTGGTGGAGCGTCTATGAAGTGGGCCATCGCGTTACCGACCGTTTCGACGAGGTTGGGCTCGACCCGGACATGGACCGCGAGGCCCGTGTCTTCATCTGCGGCGACGCCTGCCACACGCATTCCGCAAAAGCCGGCCAGGGCATGAACGTGTCCATGCAGGACTCCTGGAACATCGGGTGGAAGCTCGCCCAGGTGCTGCGCGGCTACTCCTCGCACAAGCTCCTGCGTACCTACAACGCCGAGCGTCAGCAGATCGCCCAGGACCTCATCGACTTTGACCTGTCGTGGTCCGGCCGCATGGCCGGCAACACCCCGGACGACGAGTGTATCGAGGACTTCTATGTCCGCACCGCTGAGTTCCCGGCTGGCTTCATGACGGAGTACAAGCCTTCGATGATCATCTCAGGCCGTGCCCGGCAGGAGCTTGCCACGGGCTACCCACTCGGCAAGCGGTTCAAGTCCTACGAGGCCGTGCGTCGCTGTGACGCCGTGCCTCTACACATCGGCCACCAGCACGAGGCCGACGGCCGCTGGCGCGTCTACGTCTTCGCCGATGCCGCTGCTCCTGGCGAGGACGGCCCTGTGACTGACTTCGCGCGCTGGTGGGCGGAGGCCCCTGACTCCCCGGCGGTACGCCACACCCGCCCTGGCGACGACCTCAACACGCTCTTCGACGCCAAGGTCATCTATCGCCAGCCGCACCGCTCCTACGACATCACGGACGTGCCCGCGGGCTTCCGTCCGAAGAACGGCCCGTTCCAGGTCGAGGACTGGAACCAGGCTTGGTCCGCCGTGCCCGGCGACTCGATCTTCGGCGCCCGTGGGATCAGTGAGAATGGCGCGATCGTTGTCGTCCGGCCCGACCAGTACGTGGCGGACATCCAACCGCTAACCGGGACGGCCGAGATCGCTGAGTTCTTCGACGGCGTCTTCGACCTCACCGACTAG
- a CDS encoding fumarylacetoacetate hydrolase family protein: MLTQYQIDSLAAELAEAERTHVLIPRITARYPEANVEDSYAIQNVWKEQRLAAGHRIVGRKIGLTSKAMQAATGITEPDYGVMFEDTVVQTGAVLDFDSFANVRIEVELAFVLKDALEGPNCTLFDVMRATEYVTPALEVLNSHVELEGRTIVDTISDNAAYGAMVLGGNPTPPHAVDLRRVGALLYRNETIEETGLAAGVLNHPGTGVAWLANKLHQHGQRLEAGEIILAGSFTRPMWVERGDAVFCDYGDMGTISCRFL; the protein is encoded by the coding sequence ATGCTCACCCAGTATCAGATCGACTCGCTCGCCGCGGAGCTCGCGGAGGCCGAGCGCACCCACGTTCTCATCCCGAGGATCACGGCACGCTACCCCGAGGCCAACGTCGAGGACTCCTACGCCATCCAGAACGTCTGGAAGGAGCAGCGCCTGGCCGCGGGTCACCGGATCGTCGGCCGCAAGATCGGGCTTACGTCCAAGGCGATGCAGGCCGCGACCGGCATTACTGAGCCCGACTACGGCGTGATGTTCGAGGACACGGTCGTCCAGACCGGCGCGGTCCTCGACTTCGACTCCTTCGCGAACGTCCGCATCGAGGTCGAGCTGGCCTTCGTCCTCAAGGACGCTCTCGAGGGACCGAACTGCACACTCTTCGACGTCATGCGGGCGACGGAGTACGTGACGCCGGCCCTCGAGGTCCTCAACTCCCACGTCGAGCTTGAGGGCCGAACGATCGTCGACACGATCTCGGACAACGCGGCCTACGGTGCGATGGTGCTGGGAGGCAACCCGACGCCTCCGCACGCGGTAGACCTTCGCCGCGTCGGCGCGTTGCTGTACCGCAACGAGACAATCGAGGAGACGGGCCTGGCCGCTGGGGTGCTCAACCACCCCGGTACCGGGGTCGCTTGGCTCGCCAACAAGCTCCACCAACACGGCCAGAGGCTCGAGGCCGGCGAAATCATCCTCGCTGGATCCTTCACTCGCCCGATGTGGGTGGAGCGCGGGGATGCCGTATTCTGCGACTACGGAGATATGGGGACGATCTCATGCCGCTTCCTGTGA
- a CDS encoding HpcH/HpaI aldolase family protein, with the protein MPLPVILPPTFAQRLADAERAQVGMWVCSGSTTAAEICACSGLDWLLIDGEHAPLSLASIQEQLRAVAAYPATPVVRVPFNDRVLIKQYLDLGAQNLLVPMVDTAEAAAEAVRATRYPPEGVRGVGSALARGARWNRVERYLQRADDELVSLFVQIESAKAVKDAKAIAATPGVDGIFIGPSDLAASMGLIGQQGHPEVVDTVQRAIAAGQEAGKKVGINAFDPALAHGYLDQGVDFILVGADVALLARQSEGLAALFIDERAGREPEAEPTSY; encoded by the coding sequence ATGCCGCTTCCTGTGATCCTGCCCCCCACCTTCGCGCAGCGGCTCGCCGACGCCGAGCGTGCCCAGGTGGGAATGTGGGTCTGTTCGGGCTCTACGACGGCCGCCGAGATCTGCGCTTGCAGCGGCCTAGACTGGCTCCTCATCGACGGCGAGCACGCGCCGCTCTCGCTCGCCTCGATCCAGGAACAGCTCCGGGCGGTGGCCGCCTACCCGGCAACGCCGGTGGTACGAGTCCCGTTCAACGACCGGGTCCTTATCAAGCAGTACCTCGACCTGGGCGCGCAGAACCTCCTCGTGCCCATGGTCGACACCGCCGAGGCCGCGGCCGAGGCAGTGCGGGCGACCCGCTACCCGCCCGAGGGCGTCCGGGGCGTCGGCTCCGCCCTCGCTCGCGGCGCACGGTGGAACCGGGTCGAACGGTACCTGCAGCGGGCTGATGACGAGCTCGTATCACTGTTCGTCCAGATTGAGTCCGCCAAAGCCGTCAAGGACGCCAAAGCGATCGCAGCGACGCCGGGTGTCGACGGGATCTTCATCGGTCCCTCGGACCTCGCCGCCTCGATGGGCCTCATCGGGCAGCAGGGCCACCCGGAGGTCGTGGACACCGTCCAGCGGGCGATCGCCGCCGGGCAGGAAGCAGGGAAGAAGGTCGGTATCAACGCCTTCGACCCGGCGCTCGCCCACGGCTACCTCGATCAGGGCGTCGACTTCATCCTCGTCGGCGCGGACGTCGCTCTCCTGGCGCGGCAGTCCGAAGGGCTCGCGGCCCTCTTCATCGACGAACGGGCAGGCCGGGAGCCCGAGGCGGAGCCAACCAGCTACTGA